In one Microbacterium invictum genomic region, the following are encoded:
- a CDS encoding LysM domain-containing protein: protein MSRSHPVRRTTVRLGLPATALGALAVAMLPAPAVAAPEAAPLIRDRAERTASGDAARLLSAVSEAVSAHAAAPDTVVVQPGDTVSAIASRHGLRTTDVLALNGLGWSSLIHPGQVIRLTGAAAASTAPSAPAAPSAPASTSTTGYTVVAGDTISAIARRHGVSTRSVLDANGLQSSSIIYPGQAIAIPVAGTAAPAAAPAAAPAPAPVPAAETVTLDDEQIGNVRTIIAVGRELGVSDRGIAIALGTSMVESWLRNLDWGDRDSLGLFQQRPSTGWGSADEVRDPVRATKAFFGGPSDPNGSRTRGLLDVAGWESMSFAGAAQAVQISAFPDRYAKWEAPAYAWLATYG, encoded by the coding sequence ATGTCTCGCTCACACCCCGTCCGGCGTACCACGGTCCGCCTCGGCCTTCCCGCGACCGCTCTCGGCGCCCTCGCGGTGGCGATGCTGCCGGCACCCGCCGTCGCCGCACCGGAGGCCGCACCCCTGATCCGAGACCGTGCCGAGCGGACGGCGTCCGGCGATGCCGCCCGGTTGCTCTCCGCCGTATCCGAAGCCGTGTCCGCGCACGCCGCCGCGCCCGACACCGTGGTCGTCCAGCCCGGCGACACGGTCAGCGCGATCGCCTCCCGCCATGGTCTGCGCACCACCGACGTCCTGGCCCTCAACGGGCTCGGGTGGAGCAGTCTCATCCACCCCGGCCAGGTGATCCGCCTGACGGGTGCCGCCGCCGCATCCACCGCCCCCAGCGCACCGGCGGCTCCCAGTGCGCCGGCGAGCACTTCCACGACGGGGTACACGGTCGTGGCCGGCGACACGATCAGCGCGATCGCTCGCCGACACGGGGTGTCGACCCGGTCGGTCCTGGACGCCAACGGGCTGCAGTCCTCCTCGATCATCTACCCCGGGCAGGCGATCGCCATCCCGGTGGCGGGCACTGCGGCACCCGCGGCCGCGCCCGCTGCGGCACCTGCCCCCGCTCCCGTCCCGGCGGCGGAGACGGTGACCCTCGACGACGAGCAGATCGGCAACGTCCGGACCATCATCGCGGTGGGCCGCGAACTCGGCGTCTCCGACCGGGGCATCGCGATCGCCCTCGGCACCTCGATGGTCGAGTCGTGGCTCCGCAATCTCGACTGGGGCGACCGCGACTCGCTGGGGCTGTTCCAGCAGCGGCCGAGCACCGGGTGGGGTAGCGCGGACGAGGTCCGGGACCCGGTTCGGGCGACCAAGGCGTTCTTCGGCGGCCCCTCGGATCCGAACGGCTCGCGCACCCGCGGGCTGCTCGACGTCGCGGGGTGGGAGTCGATGTCTTTCGCCGGCGCCGCGCAGGCCGTGCAGATCTCGGCGTTCCCTGATCGCTATGCGAAGTGGGAGGCGCCCGCCTACGCGTGGCTCGCCACCTACGGGTGA
- the pknB gene encoding Stk1 family PASTA domain-containing Ser/Thr kinase, producing the protein MSTSQQADPLIGRLVDGRYRVRARIARGGMATVYVATDLRLERRIALKVMHGHLSDDSVFQSRFIQEARAAARLADPHVVNVFDQGQDGDMAYLVMEYLPGITLRELMREQRRLTIPQTITIMDAVLSGLAAAHRAGIIHRDVKPENVLLAEDGRIKIGDFGLARAATANTASGAQLLGTIAYLAPELVTRGVADARSDIYALGIMLYEMLVGEQPYKGEQPMQIAFQHATDSVPRPSAKNPGVPEQLDELVLWSTEKNPDERPVDAREMLDRLREIERQLGVAPQVTRTAGRGVPDDDGLPSGELTQVLPAAATGPAAIVGDTDNAARLRQVTRRRAVRGGWLLALVVILAALAAGVGWWFGSGPGSLVAVPDVRGVTFAEAQTTLGEQSLRAEERGENSIDVETGLVIETDPPAGSRLDKDALVTVIVSLGPAEVALGRVVDLPAEQVRDQLAQNVITTRADAEFFTDAPAGTVVGMRIHPRAGGDDIDCGEGCTARQADEATLLVSRGPVPNVAGESVDSARSELGGVQLAVADQVIEQSSESYAAGEVIGIADREDGGWWQPGDTVTLIVSTGPPLFEIPDVVGQTRDGAIATLEDAGFQVDYAVFFAAIPDSLTEVVSMDPGAGEFVVRGTRIYIQLTVTG; encoded by the coding sequence GTGAGCACGAGTCAGCAGGCCGACCCGCTGATCGGACGTCTCGTCGACGGCCGATACCGGGTCCGCGCGCGCATCGCGCGCGGCGGCATGGCGACCGTGTACGTGGCCACAGACCTGCGGTTGGAACGCCGCATCGCCCTGAAGGTGATGCACGGCCACCTCAGCGACGACTCCGTCTTCCAGAGCCGCTTCATCCAGGAGGCCCGCGCCGCCGCGAGGCTCGCCGACCCGCACGTGGTCAACGTCTTCGACCAGGGCCAGGACGGCGACATGGCGTACCTCGTCATGGAGTACCTGCCGGGGATCACGCTGCGCGAGCTGATGCGCGAGCAGCGTCGCCTGACGATCCCCCAGACGATCACGATCATGGACGCGGTGCTGTCAGGCCTGGCCGCAGCCCACCGCGCCGGCATCATCCACCGCGACGTCAAGCCCGAGAACGTGCTCCTCGCCGAGGACGGCCGCATCAAGATCGGCGACTTCGGACTGGCGCGCGCAGCGACGGCCAACACCGCCAGCGGGGCACAGCTTCTCGGCACGATCGCCTACCTCGCCCCCGAGCTCGTCACCCGAGGCGTCGCCGACGCCCGCTCCGACATCTACGCCCTCGGCATCATGCTCTACGAGATGCTGGTGGGAGAGCAGCCCTACAAGGGCGAGCAGCCGATGCAGATCGCCTTTCAGCACGCGACCGATTCGGTGCCGCGCCCGAGCGCGAAGAACCCCGGCGTGCCCGAGCAGCTCGACGAGCTCGTCCTGTGGTCGACGGAGAAGAATCCCGACGAGCGTCCGGTCGACGCCCGCGAGATGCTCGATCGGCTGCGGGAGATCGAACGGCAGCTCGGCGTCGCGCCGCAGGTCACCCGCACGGCCGGACGCGGCGTCCCCGACGATGACGGGCTGCCCTCCGGAGAGCTGACCCAGGTGCTGCCCGCCGCGGCGACCGGCCCCGCCGCCATCGTCGGCGACACCGACAACGCCGCGCGGCTGCGTCAGGTCACCCGCCGCCGTGCCGTTCGCGGAGGCTGGCTGCTCGCTCTGGTCGTAATTCTGGCCGCCCTGGCCGCCGGCGTCGGCTGGTGGTTCGGGTCCGGCCCCGGATCCCTCGTGGCGGTGCCTGATGTCCGCGGCGTCACCTTCGCCGAAGCCCAGACCACCCTCGGCGAGCAGTCCCTGCGTGCCGAGGAGCGCGGTGAGAACAGCATCGACGTGGAGACGGGCCTGGTGATCGAGACCGATCCCCCGGCCGGGTCGCGCCTCGACAAGGATGCACTGGTCACGGTCATCGTCTCGCTGGGGCCTGCCGAGGTCGCACTCGGCCGGGTGGTCGACCTCCCCGCCGAGCAGGTGCGCGATCAGCTGGCGCAGAACGTCATCACCACGCGAGCGGACGCGGAATTCTTCACCGATGCGCCCGCCGGAACCGTGGTCGGCATGCGGATCCATCCCCGCGCCGGCGGGGACGACATCGACTGCGGCGAGGGCTGCACGGCCCGCCAGGCCGACGAGGCGACGCTGCTCGTCTCACGCGGCCCGGTGCCGAATGTCGCGGGCGAGTCCGTCGACTCCGCCCGCTCCGAGCTCGGCGGCGTCCAGCTCGCGGTGGCCGATCAGGTCATCGAGCAGTCGAGCGAGTCCTACGCCGCCGGCGAGGTGATCGGCATCGCCGATCGCGAGGACGGCGGCTGGTGGCAGCCCGGTGACACGGTGACCCTGATCGTCTCGACCGGTCCCCCGCTGTTCGAGATCCCCGACGTGGTCGGACAGACCCGCGACGGAGCGATCGCGACCCTCGAGGACGCCGGCTTCCAGGTGGACTACGCGGTCTTCTTCGCCGCCATCCCCGACTCCCTGACCGAGGTGGTCAGCATGGACCCCGGCGCCGGGGAGTTCGTCGTCCGCGGCACGCGGATCTACATCCAACTCACCGTCACCGGCTGA
- a CDS encoding class II 3-deoxy-7-phosphoheptulonate synthase has product MLAPLDGLDHWRSLPIKQQPQWYDVDAAAAASAELATLPPLVFAGEVDMLRERLGRAAAGQAFLLQGGDCAETFAGATAEQIRNRIKTVLQMAVVLTYGASMPVVKMGRMAGQFAKPRSSDTETRGEVTLPAYRGDIVNGFDFTEESRKADPARLLKGYHTAASTINLIRAFTQGGFADLREVHSWNQGFAKNPANQQYERLAGEIDRAIKFMEAAGADFDELKRVEFYTGHEGLLMDYERPMTRIDSRTGTPYNTSAHFVWVGERTRDLDGAHIDYFSRIRNPIGVKLGPSTTPETALALIDKLDPDREPGRLTFITRMGAGKIRDALPPLLEAVRDSGAMPLWVTDPMHGNGITTPTGYKTRRFDDVVDEVRGFFEAHRAVGTFPGGIHVELTGDDVTECLGGSEMIDEATLATRYESLCDPRLNHMQSLELAFLVAEELEKR; this is encoded by the coding sequence ATGCTCGCTCCCCTCGACGGTCTCGATCACTGGCGTTCCCTGCCCATCAAGCAGCAGCCCCAGTGGTACGACGTCGACGCCGCGGCGGCGGCCTCCGCGGAGCTGGCCACCCTTCCGCCCCTCGTCTTCGCCGGTGAGGTCGACATGCTGCGTGAGCGTCTCGGCCGCGCAGCCGCCGGGCAGGCCTTCCTGCTGCAGGGGGGAGACTGCGCCGAGACCTTCGCGGGTGCCACGGCGGAGCAGATCCGCAACCGCATCAAGACCGTGCTGCAGATGGCTGTCGTCCTCACGTACGGCGCGTCGATGCCGGTGGTGAAGATGGGGCGCATGGCGGGGCAGTTCGCCAAGCCGCGCTCGAGCGACACCGAGACCCGCGGCGAGGTGACGCTGCCGGCCTACCGCGGCGACATCGTCAACGGGTTCGACTTCACCGAGGAGTCGCGCAAGGCCGACCCGGCGCGCCTGCTGAAGGGGTACCACACGGCCGCGTCGACCATCAACCTCATCCGAGCCTTCACCCAGGGCGGGTTCGCCGATCTGCGCGAGGTTCACAGCTGGAACCAGGGATTCGCGAAGAACCCGGCCAACCAGCAGTACGAGCGCCTCGCGGGGGAGATCGACCGCGCCATCAAGTTCATGGAGGCGGCGGGGGCCGACTTCGACGAGCTCAAGCGCGTGGAGTTCTACACCGGTCACGAGGGTCTGCTCATGGACTACGAGCGCCCGATGACGCGGATCGATTCGCGCACCGGAACGCCCTACAACACCTCCGCCCACTTCGTGTGGGTGGGGGAGCGCACGCGCGACCTCGACGGCGCGCACATCGACTACTTCTCCCGCATCCGCAATCCCATCGGCGTCAAGCTCGGCCCGTCCACGACCCCCGAGACGGCCCTCGCCCTCATCGACAAGCTCGACCCCGATCGCGAGCCCGGCCGGCTGACCTTCATCACGCGCATGGGCGCCGGCAAGATCCGGGACGCACTGCCGCCCCTGCTCGAGGCCGTGCGCGACTCCGGGGCGATGCCGCTGTGGGTCACCGATCCGATGCACGGCAATGGCATCACCACCCCCACCGGATACAAGACGCGGCGGTTCGACGACGTCGTCGACGAGGTCCGCGGCTTCTTCGAGGCGCACCGCGCGGTGGGGACATTCCCCGGCGGCATCCACGTCGAGCTCACCGGCGACGATGTCACCGAGTGCCTCGGCGGGTCGGAGATGATCGACGAGGCGACCCTCGCGACGCGCTACGAATCGCTGTGCGACCCGCGTCTGAACCACATGCAGAGCCTGGAGCTGGCGTTCCTCGTGGCCGAGGAGCTCGAGAAGCGCTGA
- a CDS encoding lysophospholipid acyltransferase family protein, producing MFYWLMKYVVIGPILKAIFRPWVVGRRNVPAEGAAILASNHLSFADSIFLPLMIDRPMSFLAKSDYFTGRGLKGWATRVFFKATGQIPIDRSGGKASEASLNTGLQVLGRGDLLGIYPEGTRSPDGKLYRGRTGLARMALEARVPVVPVVMVDTDTMMPIGTRVPRVARVGVVIGEPLDFSRFAGMEGDRYILRSITDEIMVALQRLGEQEYEDVYASTVKDRLKPRGRAA from the coding sequence ATGTTCTACTGGCTGATGAAGTACGTCGTCATCGGACCCATCCTCAAGGCGATCTTCCGACCCTGGGTCGTCGGTCGTCGGAACGTCCCCGCCGAGGGTGCGGCGATCCTCGCGAGCAACCACCTGTCCTTCGCGGACTCGATCTTCCTGCCGCTGATGATCGACCGGCCGATGTCGTTCCTGGCCAAGAGCGACTACTTCACCGGCCGGGGCCTCAAGGGCTGGGCGACCCGCGTCTTCTTCAAGGCCACGGGCCAGATCCCGATCGACAGGTCCGGGGGGAAGGCCTCCGAGGCATCGCTGAACACGGGCCTGCAGGTCCTGGGCCGCGGTGACCTCCTCGGGATCTATCCCGAAGGCACGCGCAGCCCCGACGGCAAGCTGTACCGCGGCCGCACGGGCCTCGCCCGCATGGCGCTGGAGGCGCGGGTCCCGGTCGTGCCGGTGGTCATGGTCGACACCGACACGATGATGCCGATCGGCACGCGCGTCCCGCGCGTCGCACGGGTCGGCGTCGTCATCGGCGAACCGTTGGACTTCTCCCGCTTCGCGGGCATGGAGGGCGATCGCTACATCCTGCGCTCGATCACCGACGAGATCATGGTCGCCCTCCAGCGACTGGGGGAGCAGGAGTACGAGGATGTCTACGCCTCCACCGTCAAGGACCGCTTGAAGCCCCGGGGCCGAGCGGCGTAA
- a CDS encoding ROK family glucokinase, which yields MLTVGIDIGGTKIAGGVVDQDGRILDKGRVDTPADTDALAAAVIEMARSYIDRHGAVAVGVAAAGFIDKAQATVIHAPNIAWRNEPLKAVLEAGIGRPVTIENDANAAGWAEFRFGAGAEVDDMVMLTMGTGVGGAVIIGGRMFHGGHGIAGELGHIRFTRNGLPCGCGQNGCLEQYASGRALQREAGALADAGGIGEALAQARAAHGGTLTGHAISDLILAGDPGALEALRRVATALGEACGGFQAVLDPELFVIGGGVAQLGDILLEPVRLAYETSLPGYGERPVADFAIARLGNDAGLIGVADLAGREA from the coding sequence GTGCTCACAGTCGGGATCGACATCGGCGGGACGAAGATCGCCGGAGGTGTCGTCGACCAGGACGGTCGCATCCTCGACAAAGGACGCGTGGACACCCCCGCCGACACCGACGCTCTCGCGGCCGCCGTCATCGAGATGGCCCGGTCCTACATCGATCGGCACGGCGCCGTCGCCGTGGGGGTCGCCGCCGCAGGCTTCATCGACAAGGCGCAGGCCACCGTCATCCATGCTCCTAACATCGCGTGGCGCAACGAACCCCTCAAAGCCGTCCTCGAGGCGGGGATCGGGCGCCCCGTGACCATCGAGAACGACGCCAACGCCGCCGGGTGGGCGGAGTTCCGGTTCGGTGCGGGCGCCGAGGTCGACGACATGGTGATGCTGACGATGGGCACAGGCGTCGGAGGCGCCGTCATCATCGGCGGTCGGATGTTCCACGGCGGTCACGGGATCGCCGGCGAGCTCGGACACATCCGCTTCACCCGCAACGGCCTGCCGTGCGGGTGCGGACAGAACGGATGCCTCGAGCAGTACGCCTCGGGGCGCGCCCTGCAACGCGAGGCAGGGGCGCTCGCCGACGCGGGCGGCATCGGCGAGGCTCTCGCCCAGGCCCGCGCCGCGCACGGCGGCACGCTGACCGGTCACGCCATCTCCGACCTGATCCTGGCCGGCGACCCCGGCGCCCTCGAGGCACTGCGGCGGGTGGCGACGGCGCTGGGCGAAGCCTGCGGAGGGTTCCAGGCGGTCCTCGATCCGGAGCTCTTCGTCATCGGCGGGGGAGTGGCCCAGCTCGGCGACATCCTGCTCGAACCGGTGCGCCTGGCCTACGAGACCTCGCTCCCCGGGTACGGGGAGCGTCCGGTGGCCGATTTCGCCATCGCCCGACTCGGCAACGACGCCGGCCTCATCGGCGTCGCCGACCTCGCCGGCCGGGAGGCGTGA
- a CDS encoding long-chain fatty acid--CoA ligase, which translates to MIQFDVPAVVPADPDANISDLLVERVKATPERPLFAVPEKDGWRDITGAQFHAQVIALAKGLIAAGVEPGDKIAFIARTTYDWTLVDFAIFFAGAVMVPIYETSSAAQISWILADSGAVGVIAESAEHAGRVAEVKAELPLVRSVWQMHSGDLDTLVAQGRDVSDEEVERRRNLAVGADIATLIYTSGSTGRPKGCVLTHSNFVELARNSAVALNEVVQTPGASTLLFITTAHVFARFISILNVHAGVKTGHQPDTKQLLPALGSFQPTFLLAVPRVFEKVYNSAEQKAEAGGKGKIFRAAAHAAIEHSALLQDGKKIPLGLRLKFRLFDRLVYSKLRAAMGGRVTYAVSGSAPLGERLGHFFHSLGVVILEGYGLTETTAPATVNLATKSKIGTVGPALPGVSVRLADDGEIEVRGINVFKEYWRNPEATAAAFDGDWFKTGDIGTFDTEGFLKITGRKKEIIVTAGGKNVAPAALEDPIRANPIVGQVVVVGDQKPFISALITLDPEMLPTWLANNGLPGDMSLADAAKNDKVRAEVQRAVDTANATVSRAESIRKFTILPSEWTEASGHLTPKMSIKRHTIVSDFRGEIDEIYSAPVNTTNVSIP; encoded by the coding sequence GTGATCCAATTCGATGTTCCGGCCGTGGTCCCCGCCGACCCCGACGCCAACATCAGCGATTTGCTCGTGGAGCGTGTGAAGGCGACCCCCGAACGCCCGCTCTTCGCCGTCCCCGAGAAGGACGGGTGGCGGGACATCACCGGCGCCCAGTTCCACGCGCAGGTCATCGCGCTGGCCAAGGGCCTGATCGCCGCCGGCGTCGAGCCGGGCGACAAGATCGCGTTCATCGCCCGGACGACCTACGACTGGACCCTCGTCGACTTCGCTATCTTCTTCGCCGGAGCGGTGATGGTGCCGATCTACGAGACGAGCTCCGCCGCGCAGATCTCCTGGATCCTCGCCGACTCCGGGGCCGTCGGCGTCATCGCCGAATCCGCCGAGCACGCCGGCCGCGTCGCCGAGGTCAAGGCCGAGCTCCCGCTGGTGCGTTCGGTGTGGCAGATGCACTCCGGCGACCTCGACACCCTCGTCGCCCAGGGCAGGGACGTGTCCGACGAAGAGGTCGAGCGTCGCCGCAACCTCGCCGTCGGCGCCGACATCGCCACCCTCATCTACACCTCGGGGTCGACGGGGCGCCCCAAGGGATGCGTCCTCACCCACAGCAACTTTGTCGAGCTCGCCCGCAACTCCGCGGTCGCTCTGAACGAAGTCGTGCAGACGCCCGGGGCATCCACTCTGCTGTTCATCACGACCGCACACGTCTTCGCGCGCTTCATCTCCATCCTCAACGTCCACGCGGGCGTCAAGACCGGGCATCAGCCCGACACCAAGCAGCTGCTGCCCGCACTCGGATCGTTCCAGCCGACGTTCCTCCTGGCGGTGCCGCGGGTGTTCGAGAAGGTCTACAACTCGGCCGAGCAGAAGGCGGAGGCCGGGGGCAAGGGGAAGATCTTCCGCGCCGCGGCCCACGCGGCGATCGAGCACTCCGCTCTGCTGCAGGACGGGAAGAAGATCCCGCTCGGCCTCCGGCTGAAGTTCCGCCTGTTCGACCGCCTGGTCTACAGCAAGCTGCGGGCTGCGATGGGCGGACGCGTCACCTACGCGGTATCGGGCTCCGCGCCGCTGGGCGAGCGTCTCGGGCACTTCTTCCACAGCCTGGGCGTGGTCATCCTCGAGGGCTACGGTCTCACCGAGACCACGGCGCCCGCCACGGTGAACCTCGCGACGAAGTCGAAGATCGGCACTGTCGGTCCGGCACTGCCGGGGGTCAGCGTCCGGCTCGCCGACGACGGCGAGATCGAGGTGCGCGGCATCAACGTCTTCAAGGAGTACTGGCGCAACCCCGAGGCCACGGCCGCCGCGTTCGACGGCGACTGGTTCAAGACCGGCGACATCGGCACGTTCGACACCGAGGGGTTCCTCAAGATCACCGGCCGCAAGAAGGAGATCATCGTCACCGCCGGCGGCAAGAACGTCGCGCCCGCCGCACTCGAAGACCCGATCCGAGCCAACCCCATCGTCGGGCAGGTGGTCGTCGTCGGCGATCAAAAGCCGTTCATCTCGGCGCTGATCACGCTCGACCCCGAGATGCTGCCGACGTGGTTGGCCAACAACGGCCTTCCGGGCGACATGTCGCTGGCCGACGCGGCGAAGAACGACAAGGTCCGCGCCGAAGTGCAGCGGGCCGTCGACACCGCCAACGCCACCGTTTCGCGTGCGGAATCCATCCGGAAGTTCACGATCCTGCCGTCGGAGTGGACGGAGGCCAGCGGCCACCTCACGCCGAAGATGAGCATCAAGCGTCACACGATCGTGTCCGACTTCCGTGGCGAGATCGACGAGATCTACTCCGCACCCGTGAACACCACGAACGTCTCGATCCCCTGA
- a CDS encoding peptide deformylase, with product MTVRPIRLFGDPVLRAPSAPITEIDDGIRALVQDLIDTVELPGRAGVAAPQIGVPLRAFSWNIDGDIGYILNPVLEEVSGEPVPTGEGCLSVPGLWHDAMRHPYARVRGIDLDGAERVIEGEGLLAQALQHETDHLDGMLYLSRLRPDDRKIAMREVRESDWF from the coding sequence ATGACGGTTCGACCCATCCGCCTGTTCGGCGACCCTGTCCTCCGCGCGCCCAGCGCGCCCATCACCGAGATCGACGATGGAATCCGTGCGCTGGTGCAGGACCTGATCGACACTGTCGAGCTCCCCGGGCGCGCCGGCGTCGCCGCCCCGCAGATCGGCGTGCCGCTGCGGGCGTTCAGCTGGAACATCGACGGCGACATCGGATACATCTTGAACCCCGTCCTCGAAGAGGTCTCGGGCGAGCCCGTCCCGACGGGGGAGGGATGCCTGTCGGTGCCGGGCCTGTGGCACGACGCGATGCGTCATCCCTACGCCCGGGTCCGTGGCATCGACCTCGACGGCGCCGAACGCGTCATCGAGGGCGAGGGCCTTCTCGCCCAGGCGCTCCAGCATGAGACCGACCACCTCGACGGCATGCTCTACCTGTCGCGGCTCCGCCCCGACGACCGGAAGATCGCGATGCGCGAGGTCCGCGAGTCCGACTGGTTCTGA
- a CDS encoding MinD/ParA family protein: MTPDAFDETPEDDDENGVLPDTVSIDTTALGVLGGQTAQVSVILPSPTDEDALDDEDVVDDEVPQPRDEIPALEIGEPDGAEAASPVGEPVAIEPPAETAEAEIVEEDGHPAQDAVDVPADSPHPDHVDADVVEDAPEDTPAAATVTGVSAVAAATAAVGSDTAPPTTRTGSVPATRWQLQHPDQPERPSRAHSAERVTTRNDLELTSKRLGEFEGTRETSDLLTPDRLLDQRHLVRPEPEGVWRHLVYSLTGRRVNLGDSKRARARKELDRRIGVPLTGGARFVPVLSRKGGVGKTTITTLLGMALADARDDRVIAVDANPDRGTLAERIARANGKTVRDLARARAEVTGYNDISQIVARDETRLDVLASDADPRVSEAFSDRDYHDVATLAAHYYSIVLTDTGTGIVHSVMGATLELADQIVVVAGLSVDEARLASETLTWLETNGYAEHVKNAVVVLNNSRPGPPVVRPDELETHFRSRVRQVIRMPFDPQIAAGSAITFRDLQPATRLAARELAATVVEGLRSLAPAA; encoded by the coding sequence GTGACGCCCGACGCCTTCGATGAAACGCCCGAGGACGACGATGAGAACGGCGTCCTCCCCGACACCGTGAGCATCGACACGACTGCTCTCGGAGTCCTGGGCGGTCAGACCGCCCAGGTCAGCGTCATCCTCCCCTCCCCGACCGACGAAGACGCCCTCGACGACGAGGACGTCGTGGACGACGAGGTGCCGCAGCCTCGCGACGAGATCCCGGCCCTCGAGATCGGCGAGCCGGATGGAGCAGAGGCGGCCTCGCCGGTCGGCGAGCCGGTCGCGATCGAGCCGCCGGCCGAGACCGCCGAGGCCGAGATCGTCGAGGAGGACGGACACCCGGCGCAGGACGCCGTCGACGTGCCCGCCGATTCCCCGCACCCGGATCACGTGGATGCCGACGTCGTCGAGGACGCCCCCGAAGACACTCCGGCCGCGGCCACGGTCACCGGCGTCTCCGCGGTCGCCGCGGCGACCGCTGCGGTCGGTTCCGACACGGCGCCGCCGACCACCCGCACCGGTTCGGTCCCCGCGACACGGTGGCAGCTGCAGCATCCCGATCAGCCCGAGCGCCCGTCTCGCGCTCACTCGGCTGAACGGGTGACGACGCGCAACGACCTGGAGCTGACCTCCAAGCGTCTCGGCGAGTTCGAGGGAACCCGCGAGACCTCCGATCTGCTGACTCCCGACCGCCTCCTCGATCAGCGTCACCTCGTCCGTCCCGAACCCGAGGGCGTGTGGCGCCACCTGGTGTACTCGCTGACCGGACGGCGGGTGAATCTGGGCGACAGCAAGCGCGCACGGGCGCGGAAGGAACTCGACCGTCGCATCGGCGTGCCCCTCACCGGCGGCGCGCGCTTCGTGCCGGTCCTCTCGCGGAAGGGAGGAGTCGGCAAGACGACCATCACGACACTGCTCGGCATGGCTCTCGCCGACGCCCGCGACGATCGTGTCATCGCCGTCGACGCCAACCCCGATCGAGGGACGCTGGCCGAGCGCATCGCCCGCGCGAACGGCAAGACGGTCCGCGACCTCGCGCGCGCCCGCGCCGAAGTGACCGGCTACAACGACATCTCGCAGATCGTCGCGCGCGACGAGACGCGACTGGACGTGCTCGCCTCCGACGCAGACCCCCGGGTCTCGGAGGCGTTCAGCGACCGCGACTACCACGACGTGGCCACTCTCGCGGCGCACTACTACTCGATCGTTCTGACCGACACCGGCACCGGCATCGTGCACTCGGTCATGGGGGCCACGCTCGAGCTCGCCGATCAGATCGTCGTGGTGGCGGGCCTCAGCGTCGACGAGGCGCGTCTGGCGTCCGAGACCCTGACGTGGCTCGAGACCAACGGGTACGCCGAGCACGTGAAGAACGCCGTCGTCGTGCTGAACAACTCCCGCCCGGGGCCCCCGGTGGTGCGGCCCGACGAGCTCGAGACGCACTTCCGCAGCCGGGTGCGCCAGGTGATCCGCATGCCGTTCGATCCGCAGATCGCGGCGGGGAGCGCCATCACGTTCCGCGACCTGCAGCCCGCCACGCGTCTCGCCGCGCGCGAGCTGGCGGCGACCGTCGTCGAGGGGCTGCGCTCCCTCGCCCCGGCCGCGTGA